The DNA region ACACCACCTGAGCAAGTCGAAACTCCTGTCCAGAAGTCCCCATCTGTTATAGTTTCCCCACAAACAAACTCATCACAGAAAAGCTCCCAAAGGGGGCGCCCGAAAGGGAGTAAAAATAAGCCTAAACCATTGcctattgaatttttggaaccaGTTCCGGGAGAAGACGGTGTGACGACGCGTGCACAACGAACTTGGCTGGTTGGAAAACAGTTGGGTCTGAAAGCACAAGGGTCGGAAGCTTTGATGATTAGAGGCTTGGAAGCACAAATCTGCCAGAATCATCCACACCTTAACTGATATGCCCGAGTTCGTGGTTTACATGGAACGTACGGGGGTTGGGAGGGTCAACGAAGAGGGAAGCAGTAAAGAAGGATGTTTTGCAGTGGAAGCCGGAACTTTTGCTATTACAGGAAATAAAGTTAACTGAGCAACGACAGCGTACGGTAGAGCCATGGACGCAAGGTATGCAAATGCGTCATGTCGAGGTTCATTCTGAGGGTGCAGCGGGGGGCCTAATGTGTCTGTGGTGGGAGAACTCTTTACAGCTGCTGCTGGTACTGTTGTGGAGTTTTTATGTTGCTGAGACATGTCTGTTATGGATCCTGGTGCATGCTGCGTTTGCTGTTGTGTAAAACCAAAGCTTTTGGATGATGTTGCTGTACCTGTGTTTGCTGTTGTGCTGATATGCTGTTGCTGAAGCTGGTATTAAGTGCTGGTGTAGATGCTTGTTGTTGCTGTCAAAAGAAATATGCTATTGTTGCTGTCATAAACCAGATGTTGCTACTGTCTAATTAaaactgttgttgctgttgctgctggtGCGAAAATGGAAGCTCGCTGTTGCTGGTTTTGCTGATTAATAAGGATGTAGATGCTTGCTGTTGCTGTCAAAAGAAATATGCTGTTGCTGCTGTTATAAACGACATGATGTTGCTGTCAAATTAAAactgttgttgctgctgctaCTGTTGCGAAAATGGAAGGTCTTTTACACATGCTGTTGCTGGTTTTGGTGATTAATAAGGTTGAGGTCGTAATGGATACTTGGGGATGAACCTGTTGGTGCTTCGGCTTCTAGTGGACGTCTTAGTTTTTGAGTATTTGTTTTAATGTATTGAGCTAAAGGATGTTAGCATTGAACTCAGGTACAGAATGACTATCTCAAGATtgtagtactctttttccttgctaggcttttttcccattgggttttgcctagcaaggttttaatgaggctctatcTTCGGATTTCGTTTGTGTCATTTTGTGGGATGGTGGTGGGTTAATTTTTGTACGACCAACTTGTTCATAGGTCATTCGAGTTCAATTCAGATTGTACTTGGTTCTTGCTTGGTTTGCTGTTGGCTCAAGCGCTCCTATTAAtaatatacatttcattttcaaaaaaaaaatgtatatagaagatataaatttttttttgttgaaaaaaccaaatatctatatatatatatatatatataattactttgcgaaataagagccccaagtacaatatagatagatatatatattgatagaattttttttatattaaaagtattttatctaaattatttattaataaatattatattgttttttattttgattttttaaatttttaaaatgcaaagctcaagtcaattttaagtctatgaatgttgttgtttaatataagtagttgaatagttttttataataattttttttcagtttttaatttattaaattttttactttttaatgtatttaatataaaggtatgtgagcttttatggtttaatacattaattgtatgcaaaaacacaagtgtgctttacatatatatatatagatatagatagatgcatggagtgaaaaaataaatatatactatTTAAGTTCATTTAATTATATTCAAAGACAAAAATTATGTTCAAAGACAAAAATTCTCAACTTCAGTTAATTATATTCAAAGACAAAAATTCTCCACTATACAATATCATGAAGTTTAAttaaagtaacacaagaaaatGGGAGTTTGAATCTTGCAGTCCAAAACATGGATTTCAAAATGATAGAAGGATATGTTGTCTTGGTCGATATCGTTTGGTGCAGCAGAAATGAAAGTGTAACGCTCCAATTTCTAAACCGtggatcacattagtaacccaacAAATATGGGATTAACTCGgggttttttttcttcaaaagagGTGATAAATTTCGAAACCCAAAAggcccatcatcacccaagaAATGgtccgagaagttcccaggtaagctggtcgggcacaatgcctcattgaaAGCCCTTCTTTCCTTAAACAAAACAACCGGAGTTCTTACTTGAACTCAAATAGGGATTTTTataacattttcaaaacaattCAATTATCCTTTTAAGTTCAAAATCAATTTGATTAATCCATcaacttttcaaaaacttgaaTCCACTTATcatttgattttcaaaactcGGTTGAGTACTAATATTCAAATAAATCGTCCATTATCGAATAATACTAATAAATtcgaataattaattaaaatcgcTAGCGCAAAGATTCAAACAAAATAACGATGTTCGATAGGATACAATGGTAAATAAAATGAAGTCTATCAAATTATGTTCTATTTTTGCAAGTGCTTCAAGCTTCTCACCGCCTAACCGGAAACCACGCCATCGACTCCTTGTTATCAAGAAATTCAGACTTCAGACTTATCAACTAAAGTGTTAAGCGCCTACATAGACAAGTAGCAACCATTATAggttagtttcaaaaaaaagacaaaacaaacaagaattCAAAATTTAGATAAGTcatcgattttaaattcaaGATAGGATAAGGGgaccaaaaattcaaaattcaaaattaaagatAAGTTTGAAATTCTAGTTCCCGTATGACAATTGTTCTACGTGATGCTTAGGCAACTGCTTTAACAATCGAATAACAATGGaaattaaatcataaaataaacaagacacaacaccaaagttgttaacccagtttggTGAAACTTCATTaagtctggagggtttgcacccaaagaaaggaaatccattatctcaagatataggaactacagacactcatgaacaccacagctcatagttcttttcctaatctacccagtgtatttctacttagtatatcgacctaagtatgagaggctctctcactttctctcagtcactgccacagtgattggtaagaacaacaacaagCAAAGTAATAACACTCAAGAACACATAACACAACCTTGCCTTATAGAATTCACAATGAAAAACAAGGACTAGCACAAATAACAActctaaaacacttgatctattTCTCTCAATAGCTTCAGtcgtcttcacgttttaggtcttcaatATATATAAGCTTCAGCAGCCACACAAGGTTTCCAAAGGCTGAAGCAGTAGTCCAGCAACAACAAATCAGAACACAATCTTCCATAAATGTTGATTGCGTTCACATGTTAATCATCATTAAAACAATAGGAATCAATCCTCAATCCGAGATTATTCCAATAATTAAACCAGCCCACAATaaacaatcatttttttttgagagcaaaCTGAAATTATTAACAAGGAGTAAAAAGGTTCATAAGAACATTCCTCTCATGTAGAATTGAAAGCAAATCTACTAAAACTTAGCTAGCGTTATGCTATTTTGGTGTGGTAGCAACTCATGAgcgagcctcattaaaacctcccaagaaaaaacccagtgggaaaaactcttggggaggaaaaagagtactcaaacaTAAGGGAACACTAAAGTGAAAAACTAATCAGCTCATAATTTTCCCACTACAGAACCTTGACCACGACCAATTAAAATAAATCTAGCTTCCAATGGCCAAAACAACATCTGTGAATTACACCTACAATGCCCAGTAGGCTTTTCCAATTATGAGAAAGACGTTACAAAAACAACCCGTCACAAGACCTTCAATGATGACACGTACGTCCCCTTCTCGCATCACAGGTTCATTTAGCATCCTCACACCAGATTACAAAGCACCCAATTCCAGAAATTTGTATGCCTTCCATCCCCAACTGATACAAGAATGCTCTTCCTAAAACTCAGCGAAGTAATACAGCTACTTAAACCGTAAGTAACCACAATAAAATCTTCACCACATATCCAGGGCACACATGAGCACTCCATTCTCATCAGTTATTTCCTCTTCATCAGTGCTTGCATCTGTAGCAGCAGCAGGGGCAGCACTTGGCTCACCCTCTTGGTCCTCTTCTTCTTGAAGCTTGAGCAACAACTCATGCACCTTGGCCTTCCTTGCAGTACTTGTAGTGATAGTCTCCTGAATAGCCTTAGACACAACCTGCAATTCATCAATAACAGCCCTTCTTCCAGCCTTGCTCACAAGAGCAGATGAAAATGTCCTGCTAGATGGCACAACAATGTCTGGGACATGAGGCCTAGAAAACAAACGATGATCCAAAGTGATAGGAGCACCTTTGAGCATATCCTCCTCATCATCCCTGACAATCTTGGGATGTTGTTGTAGAATGATCTCTATGATCAGAGATGGAAAAGAGATAGGCAACTTCACAACACATGTCTCtacatgcttcaatgtctgcttaAACATAAAAGTATCAAAATCAACAGGAATCATATTACCAATCTTGTAAATTAACCTGGAAAGAGTGGCAGAGATGACAGAGGTATGTTGGGTAGGTACCCAATTCACAACACCAATCCTATTAAGGACCAATCGTGTTAAGgattgcatacttcacactAAGATTCCCCGTGGGCAAAAGCTTCTTCTTGGGCCATTTTTGAACCTTCCCAGCAGTGAGTTCCTTGGTAACTACATCCAAGGATGGCTCTTCATCAGCAACTGCATCAACTCTTCTTCCAAGTACCTTGTTGATCACATCAGGGGAAAACTTCACACAATTTGT from Lotus japonicus ecotype B-129 chromosome 2, LjGifu_v1.2 includes:
- the LOC130735205 gene encoding uncharacterized protein LOC130735205, with the protein product MLFLLKLLHLLHLQKKGDQEHVSSEETHSDEPIQVPIQNLFKGDDSDDAKVPLSETPSEKGCERERTPKSKKKDVKGKGKAKAEKSKSEKKKKAPIIVSESDSNVEADVQDIVPAEKKKFAGRRIPKNVSTAPLDNVSFHSEENVLKWKYVYQRILAIQREVGSDVLECNCFEKLVKEFVVNLSVEVRLPESDEYRKVYVRTNCVKFSPDVINKVLGRRVDAVADEEPSLDVVTKELTAGKVQKWPKKKLLPTGNLSVKLIYKIGNMIPVDFDTFMFKQTLKHVETCVVKLPISFPSLIIEIILQQHPKIVRDDEEDMLKGAPITLDHRLFSRPHVPDIVVPSSRTFSSALVSKAGRRAVIDELQVVSKAIQETITTSTARKAKVHELLLKLQEEEDQEGEPSAAPAAATDASTDEEEITDENGVLMCALDMW